One genomic region from Quercus robur chromosome 4, dhQueRobu3.1, whole genome shotgun sequence encodes:
- the LOC126724009 gene encoding uncharacterized protein LOC126724009, whose translation MLPEWTVHRFTSVIRERHFSTFRTNFQIPDYVSIRLPYVSEKCYYEGVDGVGVYEQALKAGLRFPLSTLHRELLQYLGLSVTQISPNAWRVFIAMEILYGAMSNGERKLTVREFLHCYRPDEISGSRGMYSFASRSPLLKVIFETPDSNRDWKSRYFFLEGDRWMNHPGETEFMPVDTTWAVINQTRRRRPQVSLEEFSFLEKVCKKTTPEERTWAKLVNPRTIHWYCDGPEPTQEAIRYDERVHKQMDDAKRRALIKSQAVKKRESGEEVPKASASVPKRKLTVKSDRPFKQPKVSLEPVVGLMAEGNKAVTPAKQGKGKGLMTVPDGKQERPPSLLRDDSKYALEKLSSIITAEDYEDLGNHSTEAMGETGLFAVAQSLVMMKGLLDRCLNRESALDRVRAKAEQTEEELGQLHQWRTKMERKLELSEKVRKEMEEKTAAALTAIENKEAEIKQLKAEIRQAKEAAVEEYRCSETCLGELSDSFLQGFDDSLRQVKKAYPELDLTMVKLEDQAQTSALPVASENTEDLFGDGATQGDGDSAPSKDVPVTEEKKD comes from the exons atgttgccagagtggactgttcataggtttacatccgtcatcagggagagacatttcagcaccttcaggaccaacttccaaatcccagactatgtctccatccgtctaccatatgtgtcggagaagtgttattacgaaggggtagacggtgtaggagtgtacgagcaggcattgaaggctggacttcgattcccgctttctacccttcatagggaactcttgcagtatctggggttgtccgtcacccagatatcccctaacgcctggagggtcttcatagccatggagattctttacggtGCAATGTCAAACGGGGAGAGGAAattgacggtccgtgaatttcttcactgttaccgtccagacgagatttctggatcaagggggatgtacagttttgccagtcggagccccttgttgaaggtgatctttgagaccccagactcaaatagagactggaagagtcggtacttcttcctggagggtgacagatggatgaaccatccaggggagacggagttcatgcccgtcgacacaacttgggcagttataaatcagacac gtagacggcgcccacaagtcagCCTCGAGGAGTTTAGCTTCCTTGAAAAGGTTTGCAAGAAGactacgccggaggaaaggacttgggcgaagttggtgaacccgaggaccatacattggtactgcgacggtcctgagcccacccaagaagCGATAAGATACGACGAGCGAGTTCACAAAC agatggatgACGCAAAGAGGAGAGCTTTGATCAAGtcccaagccgtcaagaagagggaatccggcgaggaGGTTCCTAAGGCATCAGCTTCAGTCCCTAAAAGGAAACTGACGGTAAAATCCGACCGTCCCTTTAAGCAGccaaaggtctctcttgaacctgtggttggcttaatggctgagggtaacAAGGCCGTCACCCCAGCGAAGCAGGGAAAGGGCAAGGGATTGATGACGGTCCCAGacggtaagcaagagagacctccttcccttcttCGTGATGACTCTAAGTATGCATTGGAGAAActgtcgtccatcatcacggcaGAAGACTACGAAGACCTGggaaaccattcgacggaggccatgggggagacgggcctctttgccgtcgctcag tccttggtcatgatgaagggtctactggaccggtgtctcaaccgtgagagtGCCTTGGACCGGGTTCGCGCGAAGGcagagcagacggaggaagagctcggacaactCCATCAATGGAGGACCAAGATGGAGAGGAAGCTGGAGCTCTCTGAGAAGGTGAGGAAGGagatggaggagaagacggcCGCTGCGCTGACGGCCATAGAGAATAAAGAGGCGGAGATCAAGCAACTCAAAGCTGAGATCCGTCAGGCGAAAGAGGCAGCCGTCGAGGAGTATCGATGCTCGGAAACCTGTTTGGGCGAGCTGTCGGACTCCTTCCTTCAAGGCTTTGATGACTCtctccgtcaagtcaagaaggcTTATCCAGAGCTGGATTTGACGATGGTCAAACTTGAAGATcaagcccagacttctgccctccccgtcgcctcagaaaatacggaggacctttTTGGCGACGGTGCTACTCAAGGAGACGGAGATTCCGccccgtcgaaggatgtcccGGTtactgaagaaaagaaagattga
- the LOC126722778 gene encoding transcription factor SRM1-like — MNSLLSSDLRYNLKSPPRAVWSPEENKKFEELIKEIPLDCPHIFEKIARELPSKSILDIKEHYGSLIEGVFIRHRPSFIEVPNYGNSEIGEIVEELPNKKKKGKEVAPAVEEKPKKKRGMGDQWTKEEHELFEEGLMIYGKGDWKSIARHVSTKNNTQIASHAQKYFLRLEKTNAQQNATYSFGSSKASTSKDAPMSPTASATYLPVQSDAFFIHPSYSMCPSNKFHY; from the exons ATGAATTCATTGCTTTCTTCAGATCTTCGTTACAATCTCAAATCACCACCACGAGCTGTGTGGAGTCCTGAagagaataagaaatttgaggaATTGATCAAAGAAATTCCTCTTGATTGTCCACATATTTTCGAGAAAATTGCTCGTGAGCTACCATCGAAAAGTATACTAGATATTAAGGAACACTACGGGTCGTTAATTGAAGGAGTATTTATAAGGCATAGGCCAAGTTTCATAGAGGTACCTAACTATGGGAACAGTGAAATTGGTGAAATTGTTGAAGAATTAcccaataagaagaaaaaaggaaaagaagtagCACCTGCTGTGGAAGAAAAACCCAAGAAGAAACGAGGAATGGGGGATCAATGGACCAAAGAAGAACATGA GTTGTTCGAAGAGGGTTTAATGATATATGGTAAGGGAGATTGGAAAAGCATTGCAAGGCATGTTTCGACAAAGAACAATACACAAATTGCAAGTCATGCCCAAAAATACTTTCTTCGCCTCGAGAAAACTAATGCCCAACAAAATGCAACATACTCCTTTGGATCAAGTAAGGCCTCAACTTCCAAAGATGCACCAATGTCTCCAACTGCATCAGCTACCTATCTTCCTGTGCAGAGTGATGCGTTTTTCATTCATCCATCTTACTCTATGTGCCCTTCTAATAAGTTTCATTATTGA